A single region of the Salmo salar chromosome ssa16, Ssal_v3.1, whole genome shotgun sequence genome encodes:
- the LOC106573432 gene encoding calumenin-B: protein MELRPLVMCFALCVVYASSKPTIEKKDRVHHDDPLSSRDHEDAENFDYDHEAFLGQDEAKTFDQLTPEESKERLGMLVERIDEDKDGYVSVEEMKKWIKHSQKRWIYDDVDRQWKGHDHNGDGLVSWEEYKNATYGYILDDPDPEDGFSYRQMISRDERRFKMSDLDADLKANKEEFTAFLHPEEYDHMKDIVVLETMEDIDKNGDGFIDLEEYIGDMYNQEGDPSEPEWVRTEREQFTEFRDTNKDGRMDKEETKDWILPSDYDHAEAEAKHLVYESDNDKDGKLTKAEIVEKYDLFVGSQATDFGEALARHDEF, encoded by the exons ATGGAGCTGCGGCCGTTGGTCATGTGCTTTGCGCTGTGCGTGGTCTATGCCTCTAGTAAACCCACCATCGAGAAAAAGGACCGCGTCCACCACGACGACCCGCTTAGCAGCCGCGACCATGAAGATGCAGAGAACTTTGATTACGACCACGAGGCGTTTCTAGGACAGGACGAGGCCAAGACCTTCGATCAGCTCACACCAGAAGAGAGCAAGGAGAGActtgg tatGTTGGTAGAGCGTATAGATGAGGACAAGGATGGGTATGTGTCAGTAGAGGAGATGAAAAAGTGGATCAAACACAGTCAGAAGAGGTGGATCTATGATGACGTGGACCGCCAGTGGAAAGGTCATGACCATAATGGAGATGGACTGGTGTCCTGGGAGGAGTACAAGAACGCTACATATGGATACATACTGG ATGATCCAGACCCAGAGGATGGCTTCAGCTACAGACAGATGATTTCACGCGATGAGAGGAGATTCAAAATGTCTGACCTGGATGCTGACCTGAAGGCCAATAAAGAGGAGTTTACAGCCTTCCTCCATCCTGAGGAGTACGACCATATGAAGGATATAGTTGTACTG gagaCCATGGAGGACATCGATAAGAACGGAGACGGCTTCATAGACCTGGAGGAGTACATAG GTGACATGTATAACCAAGAGGGGGATCCTTCAGAGCCGGAGTgggtgaggacagagagagaacagtttacTGAGTTCAGAGACACAAACAAAGATGGCCGCATGGACAAGGAGGAGACCAAAGACTGGATCCTACCTTCAGACTACGACCACGCAGAGGCAGAAGCCAAACACCTGGTCTACGAGTCAGATAATGAcaag GATGGCAAACTGACCAAGGCAGAGATCGTTGAGAAGTATGACCTCTTCGTTGGTAGCCAGGCTACTGACTTTGGAGAAGCCTTGGCAAGACACGATGAATTCTAG
- the LOC106573426 gene encoding NACHT, LRR and PYD domains-containing protein 12 isoform X2 — protein sequence MSLSAEREEGDSFSKKIVSGEKEEQERPVSPVPSCVSMKSDMSIDHPFNFSKEPLSSEQGVHQERPASPVTSCVSVKSDQSMGPPINFSSELGIQQERPVSPVPSCLSMKSDKSMALPMRFSNEPLTSNKRVPPLPQQRQDCPPSCTVSMEPYEGANVLPVDQKMHQNVSAEAEIQEKLKSTLKKRFQCVFEGLAQQGNPTLLNDIYTEIFITEGGSGKVNNDHEIRQIEAASRRPATQDTPIKCNDIFKPLPGQDRHIKSALTKGVAGIGKTISVQKFILDWAEGKANKDIQFIFPLPFRELNLMRTERCSLMELLQSFFMEIKESKMINYDECKVLFVFDGLDECRLPLDFQKNKTCFDVSESTSVDVLLTNLFKGNLLPSALLWTTSRPAAANQIPPECVDQVTEVRGFNDPQKEEYFKKRFSDENLASRIISHIKSSKSLYIMCHIPVFCWVSATVLERMLGEAESGEIPKTLTQMCTHFLIFQTKQSTKKYLGEDYIDHHWNTVMIMTLGKLAYQQLEKGNLIFYEEDLRECGIDVTEASVYSGVCTQIFREEKGLCQEKVYCFVHLSIQEFLAALYVFLTFKNNNVNLLSGGVNIKTMSGETPALFLHKSAVDKALQSMNGHLDLFLRFLLGLSLESNQTLLQGLLIQTESKSQSSEETSKYIKMKIRKNPNPERCINLFHCLNELNDISLVEEIQSYLSSGSLSKAELSPAQWSALVFVLLTSVEKQDVFELRKYFRSEEGLLRLLPVVKATRTAILKDCNLTESCCKSLASALRSSSSSLRELDLSDNKLQDSGVKLLSDGLKNPGCKLKTLRLKSCGITKVGCASLASALTSNSSHLRELDLSSNILGDSGLKLLSTVLEDPHCKLDILSLSGCGVTEEGCTSLASALRSNPSHLRELDLTNNQPGDSGVKLLSAVLENPQCKLQKLKLYNSKITEEGCYYLASALITNPSHLRELDLGGNKLRDSGINHLSAALKEPQCKLETLRMLGCGVTEESCASLASALRSNPSHLRELDLINNQPGDSGVKMLSAVLEDPLCKLERLSLKCCNLTEKCCGSLASVLSSNSSSLRELHLSYNNLQDSGVKLLSAGLGNTHCKLEKLGLSYCSVTWEGCASLASALRSNPSHLRELELQMNKLGDSGEKTLSDVLEDPLCKLEKLTV from the exons atgagtctctctgcagagagagaggagggggacagttTTTCGAAAAAGATTGTCTCAGGCGagaaagaggagcaggagagaccagtatctcctgtacccagctgtgtgtccatgaagagtgacatgTCAATTGATCATCCATTTAACTTCAGTAAAGAACCATTGTCCAGTGAACAGGG GGTCCATCAGGAGAGACCAGCATCTCCTGTAACCAGCTGTGTGTCTgtgaagagtgaccagtctatgggACCACCAATAAACTTTTCCAGTGAACTGGG GATCCAACAAGAGAGACCAGTGTCTCCTGTACCCAGCTGTTTGTCTATGAAGAGTGACAAGTCTATGGCCCTGCCAATGAGGTTCAGTAATGAACCACTTACGTCAAATAAAAG GGTCCCTCCACTCCCTCAGCAGAGACAGGACTGTCCTCCTTCCTGCACTGTGTCCATGGAGCCATATGAAGGAGCGAATGTCTTACCCGTAGATCAGAAAAT GCACCAAAATGTCAGTGCTGAGGCAGAAATCCAGGAGAAGCTCAAATCAACTCTGAAGAAGAGATTTCAGTGTGTTTTTGAGGGACTAGCACAGCAAGGAAACCCCACACTTCTCAATGACATCTACACAGAGATTTTCATCACTGAAGGTGGAAGTGGAAAGGTCAATAATGACCATGAGATAAGACAGATTGAGGCAGCATCCAGGAGACCAGCAACACAAGATACACCAATCAAATGTAATGACATCTTTAAACCCTTACCAGGACAAGACAGGCATATAAAATCTGCgttgacaaagggagtcgctggcattggaaagaCCATTTCCGTGCAGAAGTTTATTCTGGACTGGGCCGAAGGAAAAGCCAATAAGGATATTCAGTTCATATTTCCACTTCCTTTTcgtgagctgaatttgatgagGACGGAGAGATGCAGTTTGATGGAACTTTTACAATCTTTTTTCATGGAAATTAAAGAATCCAAAATGATTAACTATGATGAGTGCAAAGTCCTGTTTGtatttgatggtctggatgagtgtcgaCTCCCTCTTGACTTCCAGAAAAATAAGACCTGTTTTGATGTCTCAGAGTCAACCTCAGTCGATGTGCTGCTGACAAACCTTTTTAAAGGGAATCTGTTACCCTCTGCGCTTCTCTGGACAACctcccgacctgcagcagccaatcagatccctccagagtgtgttgaccaggtgacagaggtacgagggttcaatgacccacagaaggaggagtacttcaagaagagattcagtgatgagaacctggccagcagaatcatctcacacattaAATCCTCAAAGAGTCTctacatcatgtgccacataccAGTTTTCTGTTGGGTTTCAGCCACTGTTCTAGAGAGAATGTTGGGTGAAGCAGAGAGTGGAGAGATCCCCAAGACTCTGACTCAAATGTGCACACACTTCCTGATCTTTCAGACCAAACAGAGTACTAAAAAGTATCTTGGAGAAGATTACATTGATCACCACTGGAATACAGTAATGATAATGACACTGGGGAAACTGGCTTATCAACAGCTGGAAAAAGGTAATCTGATCTTCTACGAGGAAGACCTAAGAGAATGTGGCATTGATGTTACAGAAGCATCTGTGTACTCAGGAGTGTGCACACAGATCTTCAGAGAGGAGAAAGGGCTGTGCCAGGAGAAGGTATACTGCTTTGTACATCTAAGCATTCAGGAGTTTTTAGCTGCTCTGTATGTGTTTCTCACATTCAAAAACAACAATGTAAATCTTCTCTCTGGAGGTGTAAATATTAAGACAATGTCAGGAGAAACACCTGCATTGTTTCTACACAAAAGTGCAGTGGACAAGGCCTTACAAAGTATGAATGgacacctggacctgttcctccgtTTCCTTCTGGGCCtatcactggagtccaatcaaacTCTCTTACAAGGCTTACTGATACAGACAGAAAGCAAGTCCCAAAGCAGTGAGGAAACATCCAAGTACATAAAGATGAAGATCAGGAAGAATCCCAATCCAGAGAGGTGCATTAacctgttccactgtctgaatgaactgaatgacatttctctagtggaggagatccaaagctatctgagctcaggaagtctctcaaaagctgaactgtcacctgcacagtggtccgCTCTGGTCTTTGTTTTGCTGACTTCAGTGGAGAAGCAGGATGTGTTCGAACTGAGAAAGTATTTCAGATCAGAGGAGGGTCTTCTTAGGCTGCTACCAGTGGTCAAAGCCACCAGAACAGCAAT CCTGAAAGATTGTAACTTGACTGAAAGTTGCTGTAAGTCTTTGGCTTCAGCTCTCAGATCGAGCTCTTCTtcactgagagagctggacctgagtgacAATAAACtgcaggattcaggagtgaagctgctctctgatgGATTGAAGAATCCAGGTTGTAAATTGAAGACACTGAG GCTGAAGAGCTGTGGCATCACAAAGgttggctgtgcttctctggcttCAGCTCTAACGTCAAactcctcacacctgagagagctggatctgagcAGTAATATCCTTGGAGACTCTGGGCTAAAGCTGCTCTCTACtgtactggaggatccacactgtaaaCTGGACATACTGAG CCTTTCTGgttgtggagtcacagaggaggGTTGTACTTCTCTGgcttcagctctgaggtcaaacccctcacacctgagagaacTCGACCTGACCAACAACCaaccaggagactcaggagtgaagctgctctctgctgtcctGGAGAATCCACAGTGTAAATTGCAAAAACTGAA GCTGTATAACTCTAAAATCACAGAGGAAGGATGTTATTATCTGGCTTCAGCTCTGATaacaaacccctcacacctgagagagcttgaCCTAGGTGGAAATAAGTTAAGAGACTCAGGAATTAACCATCTCTCTGCTGCACTGAAGGAACCACAATGTAAACTGGAAACACTGAG GATgttaggctgtggagtcacagaggagagctgtgcttctctggcttcagctctgaggtcaaacccctcacatctgagagagctggacctgatcAACAACCAACCAGGAGACTCCGGTGTGAAGATGCTCTCTGCTGTCCTGGAGGATCCACTCTGTAAACTGGAAAGACTTTC GCTGAAATGCTGTAACCTCACTGAGAAATGCTGTGGGTCTCTGGCCTCAGTTCTTAGCTCAAACTCCTCTAGTCTGAGAGAGCTGCACCTGAGTTACAATAACCtgcaggattcaggagtgaagctgctctctgctggactggggaatacACACTGTAAATTGGAAAAACTGGG GCTGTCATATTGTTCGGTCACATGGGAAGGCTGTGCCTCTTTGgcttcagctctgaggtcaaacccctcacacctgagagagctagaGCTACAAATGAATAAACTAGGAGACTCAGGGGAGAAGACGCTCTCTGATGTCTTGGAGGATCCACTCTGTAAACTGGAGAAACTTACTGTATAA
- the LOC106573426 gene encoding NACHT, LRR and PYD domains-containing protein 12 isoform X1, which yields MSLSAEREEGDSFSKKIVSGEKEEQERPVSPVPSCVSMKSDMSIDHPFNFSKEPLSSEQGVHQDRPASPVPSCVSMKSDMSIDHPYNFSKEPLSSEQGVHQERPASPVTSCVSVKSDQSMGPPINFSSELGIQQERPVSPVPSCLSMKSDKSMALPMRFSNEPLTSNKRVPPLPQQRQDCPPSCTVSMEPYEGANVLPVDQKMHQNVSAEAEIQEKLKSTLKKRFQCVFEGLAQQGNPTLLNDIYTEIFITEGGSGKVNNDHEIRQIEAASRRPATQDTPIKCNDIFKPLPGQDRHIKSALTKGVAGIGKTISVQKFILDWAEGKANKDIQFIFPLPFRELNLMRTERCSLMELLQSFFMEIKESKMINYDECKVLFVFDGLDECRLPLDFQKNKTCFDVSESTSVDVLLTNLFKGNLLPSALLWTTSRPAAANQIPPECVDQVTEVRGFNDPQKEEYFKKRFSDENLASRIISHIKSSKSLYIMCHIPVFCWVSATVLERMLGEAESGEIPKTLTQMCTHFLIFQTKQSTKKYLGEDYIDHHWNTVMIMTLGKLAYQQLEKGNLIFYEEDLRECGIDVTEASVYSGVCTQIFREEKGLCQEKVYCFVHLSIQEFLAALYVFLTFKNNNVNLLSGGVNIKTMSGETPALFLHKSAVDKALQSMNGHLDLFLRFLLGLSLESNQTLLQGLLIQTESKSQSSEETSKYIKMKIRKNPNPERCINLFHCLNELNDISLVEEIQSYLSSGSLSKAELSPAQWSALVFVLLTSVEKQDVFELRKYFRSEEGLLRLLPVVKATRTAILKDCNLTESCCKSLASALRSSSSSLRELDLSDNKLQDSGVKLLSDGLKNPGCKLKTLRLKSCGITKVGCASLASALTSNSSHLRELDLSSNILGDSGLKLLSTVLEDPHCKLDILSLSGCGVTEEGCTSLASALRSNPSHLRELDLTNNQPGDSGVKLLSAVLENPQCKLQKLKLYNSKITEEGCYYLASALITNPSHLRELDLGGNKLRDSGINHLSAALKEPQCKLETLRMLGCGVTEESCASLASALRSNPSHLRELDLINNQPGDSGVKMLSAVLEDPLCKLERLSLKCCNLTEKCCGSLASVLSSNSSSLRELHLSYNNLQDSGVKLLSAGLGNTHCKLEKLGLSYCSVTWEGCASLASALRSNPSHLRELELQMNKLGDSGEKTLSDVLEDPLCKLEKLTV from the exons atgagtctctctgcagagagagaggagggggacagttTTTCGAAAAAGATTGTCTCAGGCGagaaagaggagcaggagagaccagtatctcctgtacccagctgtgtgtccatgaagagtgacatgTCAATTGATCATCCATTTAACTTCAGTAAAGAACCATTGTCCAGTGAACAGGG GGTCCATCAGGATAGACCAGCATctcctgtacccagctgtgtgtccatgaagagtgacatgTCAATTGATCATCCATATAACTTCAGTAAAGAACCATTGTCCAGTGAACAGGG GGTCCATCAGGAGAGACCAGCATCTCCTGTAACCAGCTGTGTGTCTgtgaagagtgaccagtctatgggACCACCAATAAACTTTTCCAGTGAACTGGG GATCCAACAAGAGAGACCAGTGTCTCCTGTACCCAGCTGTTTGTCTATGAAGAGTGACAAGTCTATGGCCCTGCCAATGAGGTTCAGTAATGAACCACTTACGTCAAATAAAAG GGTCCCTCCACTCCCTCAGCAGAGACAGGACTGTCCTCCTTCCTGCACTGTGTCCATGGAGCCATATGAAGGAGCGAATGTCTTACCCGTAGATCAGAAAAT GCACCAAAATGTCAGTGCTGAGGCAGAAATCCAGGAGAAGCTCAAATCAACTCTGAAGAAGAGATTTCAGTGTGTTTTTGAGGGACTAGCACAGCAAGGAAACCCCACACTTCTCAATGACATCTACACAGAGATTTTCATCACTGAAGGTGGAAGTGGAAAGGTCAATAATGACCATGAGATAAGACAGATTGAGGCAGCATCCAGGAGACCAGCAACACAAGATACACCAATCAAATGTAATGACATCTTTAAACCCTTACCAGGACAAGACAGGCATATAAAATCTGCgttgacaaagggagtcgctggcattggaaagaCCATTTCCGTGCAGAAGTTTATTCTGGACTGGGCCGAAGGAAAAGCCAATAAGGATATTCAGTTCATATTTCCACTTCCTTTTcgtgagctgaatttgatgagGACGGAGAGATGCAGTTTGATGGAACTTTTACAATCTTTTTTCATGGAAATTAAAGAATCCAAAATGATTAACTATGATGAGTGCAAAGTCCTGTTTGtatttgatggtctggatgagtgtcgaCTCCCTCTTGACTTCCAGAAAAATAAGACCTGTTTTGATGTCTCAGAGTCAACCTCAGTCGATGTGCTGCTGACAAACCTTTTTAAAGGGAATCTGTTACCCTCTGCGCTTCTCTGGACAACctcccgacctgcagcagccaatcagatccctccagagtgtgttgaccaggtgacagaggtacgagggttcaatgacccacagaaggaggagtacttcaagaagagattcagtgatgagaacctggccagcagaatcatctcacacattaAATCCTCAAAGAGTCTctacatcatgtgccacataccAGTTTTCTGTTGGGTTTCAGCCACTGTTCTAGAGAGAATGTTGGGTGAAGCAGAGAGTGGAGAGATCCCCAAGACTCTGACTCAAATGTGCACACACTTCCTGATCTTTCAGACCAAACAGAGTACTAAAAAGTATCTTGGAGAAGATTACATTGATCACCACTGGAATACAGTAATGATAATGACACTGGGGAAACTGGCTTATCAACAGCTGGAAAAAGGTAATCTGATCTTCTACGAGGAAGACCTAAGAGAATGTGGCATTGATGTTACAGAAGCATCTGTGTACTCAGGAGTGTGCACACAGATCTTCAGAGAGGAGAAAGGGCTGTGCCAGGAGAAGGTATACTGCTTTGTACATCTAAGCATTCAGGAGTTTTTAGCTGCTCTGTATGTGTTTCTCACATTCAAAAACAACAATGTAAATCTTCTCTCTGGAGGTGTAAATATTAAGACAATGTCAGGAGAAACACCTGCATTGTTTCTACACAAAAGTGCAGTGGACAAGGCCTTACAAAGTATGAATGgacacctggacctgttcctccgtTTCCTTCTGGGCCtatcactggagtccaatcaaacTCTCTTACAAGGCTTACTGATACAGACAGAAAGCAAGTCCCAAAGCAGTGAGGAAACATCCAAGTACATAAAGATGAAGATCAGGAAGAATCCCAATCCAGAGAGGTGCATTAacctgttccactgtctgaatgaactgaatgacatttctctagtggaggagatccaaagctatctgagctcaggaagtctctcaaaagctgaactgtcacctgcacagtggtccgCTCTGGTCTTTGTTTTGCTGACTTCAGTGGAGAAGCAGGATGTGTTCGAACTGAGAAAGTATTTCAGATCAGAGGAGGGTCTTCTTAGGCTGCTACCAGTGGTCAAAGCCACCAGAACAGCAAT CCTGAAAGATTGTAACTTGACTGAAAGTTGCTGTAAGTCTTTGGCTTCAGCTCTCAGATCGAGCTCTTCTtcactgagagagctggacctgagtgacAATAAACtgcaggattcaggagtgaagctgctctctgatgGATTGAAGAATCCAGGTTGTAAATTGAAGACACTGAG GCTGAAGAGCTGTGGCATCACAAAGgttggctgtgcttctctggcttCAGCTCTAACGTCAAactcctcacacctgagagagctggatctgagcAGTAATATCCTTGGAGACTCTGGGCTAAAGCTGCTCTCTACtgtactggaggatccacactgtaaaCTGGACATACTGAG CCTTTCTGgttgtggagtcacagaggaggGTTGTACTTCTCTGgcttcagctctgaggtcaaacccctcacacctgagagaacTCGACCTGACCAACAACCaaccaggagactcaggagtgaagctgctctctgctgtcctGGAGAATCCACAGTGTAAATTGCAAAAACTGAA GCTGTATAACTCTAAAATCACAGAGGAAGGATGTTATTATCTGGCTTCAGCTCTGATaacaaacccctcacacctgagagagcttgaCCTAGGTGGAAATAAGTTAAGAGACTCAGGAATTAACCATCTCTCTGCTGCACTGAAGGAACCACAATGTAAACTGGAAACACTGAG GATgttaggctgtggagtcacagaggagagctgtgcttctctggcttcagctctgaggtcaaacccctcacatctgagagagctggacctgatcAACAACCAACCAGGAGACTCCGGTGTGAAGATGCTCTCTGCTGTCCTGGAGGATCCACTCTGTAAACTGGAAAGACTTTC GCTGAAATGCTGTAACCTCACTGAGAAATGCTGTGGGTCTCTGGCCTCAGTTCTTAGCTCAAACTCCTCTAGTCTGAGAGAGCTGCACCTGAGTTACAATAACCtgcaggattcaggagtgaagctgctctctgctggactggggaatacACACTGTAAATTGGAAAAACTGGG GCTGTCATATTGTTCGGTCACATGGGAAGGCTGTGCCTCTTTGgcttcagctctgaggtcaaacccctcacacctgagagagctagaGCTACAAATGAATAAACTAGGAGACTCAGGGGAGAAGACGCTCTCTGATGTCTTGGAGGATCCACTCTGTAAACTGGAGAAACTTACTGTATAA